Proteins from a genomic interval of bacterium:
- a CDS encoding Gfo/Idh/MocA family oxidoreductase: protein MDKLGIAVIGLHMGYGHFKQANEHPKARLVAVCDTNQAEVDRVKGEFPVPLATTNYEEVLACPDVDIVSITTPDHFHLEQTLAAFEAGKHVLVEKPMARTVDECAQMVAAARKANRKLMVAHVCRFYKFFQDCKRWIDEGTLGEVFHIETSYIHNYEQIPGFDGWRFDPEKRHFLIGGGCHAIDLARWLGGDVEEVSCYSNHYNIPVQQYDDHWNLNVKFKSGAVGRIMASDGCQRPYNIDCQVWGSKGTVQGDNTSPEYKLCLRTVDRNRWLTLPKETMAKAIASEIGHFVDCVINDTTPLIDGVDGAKTVATGWAAIESSKTGQPVKVRNEF from the coding sequence ATGGACAAACTAGGCATCGCCGTCATCGGCCTGCACATGGGCTACGGGCACTTCAAGCAGGCCAATGAGCATCCCAAGGCCCGGCTCGTCGCGGTGTGCGACACCAACCAGGCGGAGGTGGACCGCGTCAAGGGCGAGTTCCCGGTGCCGCTGGCGACCACCAACTATGAGGAAGTGCTCGCCTGCCCCGACGTGGACATCGTCTCGATCACAACCCCCGACCATTTCCACCTCGAACAGACCCTCGCGGCATTCGAGGCCGGCAAGCATGTGCTGGTGGAAAAGCCCATGGCCCGCACCGTGGACGAGTGCGCGCAGATGGTCGCGGCCGCGCGGAAGGCCAACAGGAAGCTCATGGTCGCCCACGTCTGCCGCTTCTACAAGTTCTTCCAGGACTGCAAGCGGTGGATTGACGAGGGGACGCTGGGCGAGGTCTTCCACATCGAGACTTCGTACATCCACAACTACGAGCAGATCCCCGGCTTCGACGGCTGGCGCTTCGACCCGGAGAAGCGGCACTTCCTCATCGGCGGCGGGTGCCACGCCATTGACCTGGCGCGCTGGCTCGGCGGCGATGTCGAGGAGGTCTCCTGCTACTCCAACCACTACAACATTCCGGTGCAGCAGTACGACGACCACTGGAACCTGAACGTGAAGTTCAAGTCTGGCGCGGTCGGCCGCATCATGGCCTCGGACGGCTGCCAGCGGCCCTACAACATTGACTGCCAGGTGTGGGGCTCCAAGGGCACCGTCCAGGGCGATAACACCAGCCCCGAGTACAAGCTGTGCCTGCGCACCGTCGACCGCAACCGCTGGCTGACGCTGCCCAAGGAGACGATGGCCAAGGCCATCGCGAGCGAGATCGGGCACTTCGTGGACTGCGTCATCAACGACACCACGCCGCTGATTGACGGCGTGGACGGCGCGAAGACCGTCGCGACTGGCTGGGCCGCCATCGAGAGCAGCAAGACCGGCCAGCCGGTGAAGGTGCGGAACGAGTTCTGA
- a CDS encoding type VI secretion system tube protein Hcp: MRTSRLFLLVFVLAGFVGAASQGCTACQVYLRLEGISGVSTDADHRAWLDCTTFDVPLATNELDGSVQPTNRMRIIRRVDAASSALRHATASGLYVKWACLAVRKTGPGAPAGDYFLATFFRNHITAYQSASTPTAPTEDFTLQFGTVVWQYRQPGPKGTFGPLETGGYRGDNGLCYPHQGYETWTGRKLGDPALPLRVPVAFPIIAARALAAGR; the protein is encoded by the coding sequence ATGAGAACGTCTCGGCTCTTCCTGCTCGTGTTCGTGCTGGCTGGCTTCGTTGGCGCCGCCAGCCAGGGCTGTACCGCGTGCCAGGTGTACCTGCGCCTGGAGGGGATCAGCGGGGTCAGTACCGACGCGGACCATCGTGCCTGGCTTGATTGCACAACCTTCGACGTGCCGTTGGCCACGAACGAACTCGACGGGAGCGTCCAGCCCACGAACAGGATGCGCATCATCCGGCGCGTGGATGCGGCCTCCAGCGCGCTGCGCCACGCTACCGCCAGCGGCCTGTACGTCAAGTGGGCGTGCCTGGCGGTGCGGAAGACCGGCCCCGGCGCACCTGCAGGTGACTACTTCCTGGCGACCTTCTTCAGGAACCACATCACAGCCTACCAGTCGGCCAGCACCCCGACCGCCCCGACGGAGGACTTCACGCTCCAGTTCGGCACGGTAGTGTGGCAGTACCGGCAGCCCGGGCCCAAGGGGACGTTCGGACCACTCGAGACGGGCGGTTACCGCGGGGACAACGGCCTGTGCTACCCGCACCAGGGCTATGAGACATGGACCGGCAGGAAGCTGGGCGACCCGGCCCTACCGCTGCGTGTGCCGGTGGCATTTCCCATCATCGCGGCGAGGGCGTTGGCGGCGGGGAGGTAG
- a CDS encoding AbrB/MazE/SpoVT family DNA-binding domain-containing protein — protein sequence MATITVSSTGHIAPSPPPCAGTSVTVASRHDPRYNVVIEVVGMTTVKVSEKGQVTLPIEMRRKHGLLAGAVLEVEDREEGLLLRRVRKLSELGGMFQKYARPGMTWEKERETMERAVAEEVMSE from the coding sequence ATGGCCACCATCACCGTCTCCTCAACCGGCCACATCGCGCCATCCCCGCCGCCATGCGCCGGCACCTCGGTGACCGTTGCCTCCCGGCATGATCCACGCTATAATGTAGTCATCGAGGTGGTGGGTATGACTACCGTCAAGGTCTCGGAAAAGGGCCAGGTAACACTACCGATTGAGATGCGGCGGAAGCATGGTCTCCTCGCCGGGGCCGTACTGGAGGTTGAGGACCGCGAGGAGGGCCTCCTCTTGCGCCGCGTCAGGAAGCTGTCTGAGCTCGGTGGCATGTTCCAGAAGTACGCCAGGCCCGGGATGACGTGGGAGAAGGAACGTGAGACCATGGAGCGTGCCGTAGCGGAGGAGGTCATGAGTGAGTGA
- the crcB gene encoding fluoride efflux transporter CrcB, producing MRQLLFVAFGGAFGSSCRYLVGLFAPRCLPGTQVPVGTLIVNVVGALVIGWLAGGTTLPAHWRHVLVVGFLGGFTTFSAFSWDTTAMATGGHVRCALLNVGLTVVLTLAAAWTGARLRSLT from the coding sequence GTGCGCCAGTTGCTCTTCGTCGCCTTCGGCGGCGCGTTCGGGTCGAGCTGTCGCTACCTGGTGGGGCTGTTCGCGCCCCGCTGCCTGCCTGGCACGCAGGTGCCGGTCGGGACGCTCATCGTCAACGTCGTGGGGGCACTCGTGATCGGCTGGCTGGCCGGGGGCACGACGCTGCCCGCCCATTGGCGTCATGTGCTCGTCGTGGGCTTCCTCGGGGGCTTCACGACGTTCTCCGCCTTCTCGTGGGACACGACCGCCATGGCGACCGGCGGGCATGTGCGCTGCGCCCTGCTCAATGTGGGCCTTACGGTCGTGCTCACCCTCGCCGCAGCCTGGACGGGAGCGAGGCTGCGCTCGCTGACGTGA
- a CDS encoding PIN domain-containing protein encodes MSEPVPVAAIDANVIIRYILRNDERLYALAEAILVAVDAGKVRVLCDPVILSEVVFVLTKTYEMPREEVAGGLIDILSSPGFLVPNKAHYLRALALLGTTVAHFGDACACAAALDETEGRLYSFDRKLSRVEGVTRLERVWRTD; translated from the coding sequence GTGAGTGAGCCCGTACCGGTTGCCGCTATTGACGCGAATGTGATCATCCGCTACATCCTGCGCAACGACGAGCGCCTGTATGCGTTGGCGGAGGCAATCCTCGTCGCGGTTGATGCCGGGAAGGTACGTGTTCTGTGTGACCCGGTGATTCTCTCCGAGGTTGTGTTCGTGCTTACCAAGACGTACGAGATGCCAAGGGAGGAAGTCGCCGGCGGACTGATTGACATACTAAGCTCCCCCGGCTTCCTGGTGCCCAACAAGGCTCACTACCTGAGGGCCCTGGCTCTCCTCGGCACGACGGTCGCGCACTTCGGCGACGCCTGTGCGTGTGCCGCGGCCCTTGACGAGACGGAAGGCCGACTGTACTCATTCGACAGGAAGCTCTCGCGGGTCGAGGGTGTGACGCGGCTGGAGCGAGTTTGGCGGACAGACTGA
- a CDS encoding DegT/DnrJ/EryC1/StrS family aminotransferase → MSDKPAIEGGVPVRTESFPPWPYFQPEMIDAAVEPLKTGKVNYWTGEIGMKFEQAFADWAGAKFGVSTSNGTSALHTALAGAGVGPGDEVITTSYSFIASCFCVLQAGAIPVFADVEKNGHTIDPHSIEEKISPKTKAIVAVHLYGCMCDMDAIMAIAAKHNLKVIEDCAQAHGGQIRDQKAGTIGHFGAFSFCQSKHFTTGGEGGAVVTNDEDAIWTMRSFRDHGYDVRERLRLLELEAKLPYIHNSIGFNYRMTEMQSAIGLECLRIFDTWNLPNRKRNAAILDEALKDEPWIAALPINNEYRQNAYWLYPIVLDMDQINTDGKHFFHALAAEGIPAGPVLWPQCYKENVFQQRNGMGPFNYPFDDPNARPEATHYEDVFCANAADVEPKTFFVPPHPTYSAEDMRDIAKAILKVGRFYAK, encoded by the coding sequence ATGTCCGACAAGCCCGCAATCGAGGGCGGCGTTCCCGTTCGCACCGAGAGCTTCCCGCCGTGGCCGTACTTCCAACCCGAGATGATTGACGCGGCCGTAGAGCCGCTGAAGACCGGGAAGGTCAACTACTGGACCGGCGAGATTGGCATGAAGTTCGAGCAGGCCTTCGCCGATTGGGCCGGCGCGAAGTTCGGCGTCTCCACCAGCAACGGCACCAGTGCCCTGCACACCGCCCTCGCCGGCGCCGGCGTGGGGCCGGGCGACGAAGTCATCACCACCAGCTACAGCTTCATCGCCTCCTGCTTCTGCGTCCTGCAGGCTGGGGCCATCCCCGTCTTCGCCGATGTCGAGAAGAACGGGCATACGATTGACCCCCACAGCATTGAGGAGAAGATCAGCCCGAAGACCAAGGCGATCGTGGCCGTGCACCTGTATGGCTGCATGTGCGACATGGACGCCATCATGGCCATCGCCGCCAAGCACAATCTGAAGGTCATCGAGGACTGCGCGCAGGCCCACGGTGGCCAGATCCGCGACCAGAAGGCCGGCACCATCGGCCACTTCGGCGCCTTCAGCTTCTGCCAGAGCAAGCACTTCACCACCGGCGGCGAGGGCGGCGCAGTCGTCACCAATGACGAGGACGCCATCTGGACCATGCGGTCCTTCCGCGACCACGGCTACGATGTCCGCGAGCGGCTCCGCCTGCTGGAGTTGGAGGCCAAGCTCCCGTACATCCACAACTCCATCGGCTTCAACTACCGGATGACCGAGATGCAGTCGGCCATCGGCCTGGAATGCCTGAGGATCTTCGACACCTGGAACCTCCCCAACCGCAAGCGCAACGCGGCGATACTGGACGAGGCGCTCAAGGACGAGCCCTGGATCGCGGCCCTGCCGATCAACAATGAGTACCGGCAGAACGCCTACTGGCTCTACCCGATCGTGCTGGACATGGACCAGATCAACACGGACGGCAAGCACTTCTTCCACGCGCTGGCGGCGGAGGGCATTCCGGCCGGTCCGGTGCTGTGGCCCCAGTGCTACAAGGAGAACGTCTTCCAGCAGCGCAACGGCATGGGCCCGTTCAACTACCCGTTCGACGACCCGAACGCTCGCCCCGAGGCGACGCACTACGAGGATGTCTTCTGCGCCAACGCCGCGGACGTCGAGCCGAAGACCTTCTTCGTCCCGCCGCACCCGACGTACAGCGCCGAGGACATGCGGGACATCGCGAAGGCGATCCTGAAGGTCGGACGGTTCTACGCGAAGTAG